A DNA window from Mastomys coucha isolate ucsf_1 unplaced genomic scaffold, UCSF_Mcou_1 pScaffold21, whole genome shotgun sequence contains the following coding sequences:
- the Nfatc2ip gene encoding NFATC2-interacting protein — translation MAEPLRRRGPRSRGGRAGRGARRARPARGRCPRAPQSSTRLIPDTVLVDLVSDSDSDEGVLEVVADPIEVPVARLPAPAAAEQDSDSDSEGAAEAAGAPRTLVRRRRRLLDPGEAPVVPVYSGKVQSSLNLIPDNSSLLKLCPSEPEDEADLTDSGSPPSEDALSLGSPWKKKLRKKHEKEEKKMEEFLDQDISPLPRPSSRNKSRKHTEALQKLREVNKRLQHLRSCLSPKQHQSPAIQNMDDEVVLVEGPVMSQSPRLITLKIRCRADLVRLPVRTSEPLQNVVDHMANHLGVSPDRILLLFGETELSPSATLRTLKLGVADIIDCVVLASSSEATETSQELRLRVQGKEKHQMLEISLSPDSPLKVLMSHYEEVMGLSGRKLSFFFDGTKLSGKELPADLGLESGDLIEVWG, via the exons ATGGCGGAACCCCTGAGGAGACGTGGTCCGAGGTCCCGCGGTGGCCGAGCCGGCCGAGGCGCTCGGAGAGCCCGACCCGCCCGTGGCCGGTGTCCTCGCGCCCCGCAGTCTTCGACTAGACTCATTCCAGACACCGTGCTTGTGGACTTGGTCAGTGACAGCGACAGCGACGAAGGGGTCCTGGAAGTCGTCGCGGACCCAATAGAGGTGCCGGTCGCCCGCCTCCCCGCGCCGGCCGCAGCTGAGCAGGACAGCGACAGTGACAGTGAAGGGGCGGCCGAGGCTGCGGGAGCCCCGCGTACATTGGTCcgacggcggcggcggctgctggATCCCGGAGAGGCGCCTGTGGTTCCAGTGTACTCCGGGAAG GTACAGAGCAGCCTCAACCTCATTCCAGATAATTCATCCCTCTTGAAACTTTGCCCCTCAGAGCCTGAAGATG AGGCAGATCTGACAGATTCTGGAAGTCCTCCCTCTGAGGATGCCCTGTCTCTGGGTTCTCCCtggaagaagaagctgaggaagaagcatgagaaagaagaaaagaaaatggaagagtttCT ggACCAGGACATCTCTCCTTTGCCCCGACCTTCATCaaggaacaaaagcagaaagcatACCGAGGCACTCCAGAAGTTAAG GGAAGTGAACAAGCGTCTCCAACATCTCCGGTCCTGCTTGAGCCCCAAGCAGCACCAGAGTCCAGCCATTCAGAACATGGATGATGAGGTGGTCCTAGTGGAAGGGCCTGTCATGTCACAGAGCCCTCGACTCATTACACTCAAGATCCGGTGCCGGGCTGACCTAGTCAGATTGCCTGTCAGGACG TCGGAACCCCTTCAGAATGTGGTGGATCACATGGCCAATCATCTTGGGGTGTCTCCAGACAGGATTCTTTTGCTCTTTGGAGAGACAGAACTGTCCCCTAGTGCCACCCTTAGGACCCTAAAGCTTGGAGTAGCTGACATCATTG ATTGTGTGGTGCTAGCAAGCTCttcagaggccacagagacatCCCAGGAGCTCCGGCTCCGGGTGCAGGGGAAGGAGAAACACCAGATGTTGGAGATCTCACTGTCTCCT GATTCTCCTCTTAAGGTCCTCATGTCACACTATGAGGAAGTCATGGGACTCTCTGGACGCAAGCTCTCCTTCTTCTTTGACGGGACAAAGCTTTCAGGCAAGGAGCtgccggctgatctgggcctgGAATCTGGAGATCTCATCGAAGTCTGGGGCTGA